A window of Esox lucius isolate fEsoLuc1 chromosome 18, fEsoLuc1.pri, whole genome shotgun sequence contains these coding sequences:
- the LOC117593285 gene encoding adenylate kinase 9-like, translating into METYVDNLIEDEAEFEILHAKPTCFIIIGKPGVGKSCLARKLAKFWNCVLIDDTELLNQHISDKTEKGLELLEILTQGKSISEDMMVQLILEKLKSPEVEHYGYVLSCMPTMSEEYLKIQEQIELIKNLRLAPDFIINIKCPDRDLTNRLAGQRQHPETGRVFLMDQWDPPKKDTTKKNMETEAEGEEDDEEQLEENEVQPILHKYILFLLAFLDVLLYSH; encoded by the exons ATGGAAACTTACGTTGACAACCTCATTGAGGATGAAGCAGAGTTTGAGATTCTTCATGCCAAACCCACCTGCTTCATTATTATTGGGAAGCCG GGGGTTGGCAAATCTTGTCTTGCCAGAAAATTAGCCAAGTTTTGGAATTGTGTCTTGATTGATG ACACAGAATTGCTCAACCAACATATCAGTGATAAAACagaaaaaggattagag CTTCTCGAGATTTTGACTCAAGGCAAAAGTATCTCTGAAGATATGATGGTCCAGCTGATTCTTGAGAAGCTCAAGTCACCAGAGGTTGAACACTATG GTTACGTGCTCAGCTGCATGCCCACCATGTCAGAGGAGTACTTGAAGATACAGGAACAGATCGAGCTCATCAAGAACCTCAGACTGGCACCTGATTTCATCATAAACATCAAG TGTCCGGACAGGGACCTAACCAACCGCCTGGCGGGCCAGAGGCAGCACCCCGAAACGGGCAGGGTGTTCCTCATGGATCAGTGGGACCCGCCGAAGAAGGACACTACCAAGAAGAATATGGAGACGGAGGCGGAAGgggaggaggatgatgaggagCAGCTGGAGGAAAATGAAGTGCAGCCAATcctacacaaatacatattatTCTTATTGGCTTTTTTAGACGTGTTGTTATATTCTCACTAG